Proteins from a genomic interval of Drosophila willistoni isolate 14030-0811.24 chromosome 2L unlocalized genomic scaffold, UCI_dwil_1.1 Seg139, whole genome shotgun sequence:
- the LOC6638155 gene encoding probable RNA helicase armi: MFSLISHFIRSPETQNPLIAEQFDIEDEFLDTQVLKEELKKTRTDDVNQVTVPKSNEEDDWCLGADSGKACLTRKGFITSIDNESGIIDFKISFNKKMCGTTFDQLHQGCKVQYLTYQSNPDDDTINLVKVERLYEGDWENAAGKKLEEAVEALRFENPKYFKTQLRNRLGVVIQRFQSTIEVDTDCGLLTVELDNIEMTFSPKTGDCISIECKVQLDEKYVDKQGEILEVLKITPSRTDVKERCIVESVHNDVVGLSDNAFILKEDVPSNVKLHLDDIVIVDLIECNSSNWSRRAINLTVAEKNFGITNTKYNYNKSNYNVSFSGPEYGIFTELWQKKIFIIKARNKLNKVLQLRSIEINNDDASPQFTLLEPKGTVDIQADEEISLVFEVHTQYYGEVKYVYTLNFDKYKVKRSFLIVVVETEEKARAAEKRLIIADYNIASGRTTYQRNCSYANKVWDRKVDVVPGEYMHPKRRFIGLRLETYDVPQKLRDLYLTRNSRRERSQAITREYPCLTDKLTVNNYAQRFKLFLHLEEIETFIQFRNYDMERAHFQRDGEFLSLQVENLAERRPSLAIGDVVRAIAIWDNDLKMNKSFEGIVTKVLFDRVLLKFNSHFQDNYNNADHRLEFYFSRYALRKQHYAIPQAITQFGENFLFPTKLLKRKFPQLDLSLNDNDEMILFNTKLDWYNINLNSIQKRAIFNILRGEADNMPYVIFGPPGTGKTVTVVETILQLLYNLPGARILVGTPSNSAADLITKRLIGSKVLAPGSFIRLVSQNIVEKDLIPPELMEYCATLDIGNPGTCSDNMLTTASGLKMRCQMNFLGNHRVTIGTCTTLGNFLQVGFKPGHFTHILIDEAGQCTESETIVPIVLLTKQPSQVILAGDPNQLQSIITNPLAKELGFDVSLLERVVQHNPYCKDLVRFPSSSGYNPCLLTKLLYNYRALPSIMNVYSRLFYDNELIPMISDKDSPQAKLLTKLQPIFSNNMEMPPAHGVIFYGIIGENVQERDSPSWFNPSEAQEIFLTTLSLYRRDISPDQIGIITPYTKQVKTIRNMFAGVEVSIPKIGSVEEFQGQERDIILVSTVRSSAAMLPTDSRFNLGFVRCIKRMNVAISRARCLLVVVGNPHLLAVDDSWRRLIIYCAQNNAYFGCEIPEVILTSVNEDNEESSESFDK, encoded by the coding sequence ATGTTTTCTTTAATATCGCATTTCATTCGTAGTCCGGAGACTCAAAACCCATTAATAGCTGAACAATTTGATATTGAAGATGAATTCCTCGATACACAAGTGCTTAAAGAAGAGTTGAAGAAAACCCGTACAGATGATGTTAACCAAGTAACGGTTCCGAAATCGAATGAGGAAGATGATTGGTGTCTTGGCGCTGATTCCGGGAAGGCTTGCTTAACCCGCAAAGGATTCATTACTAGCATTGACAACGAAAGTGGaataattgattttaaaataagtttCAATAAGAAGATGTGTGGTACGACATTCGATCAACTGCATCAGGGCTGTAAGGTTCAATATTTGACATATCAATCGAATCCCGATGATGATACCATTAATTTGGTGAAAGTGGAGAGGCTTTACGAAGGTGACTGGGAAAATGCGGCCGGTAAAAAACTGGAGGAAGCTGTGGAAGCCTTAAGATTTGAAAACcccaaatatttcaaaaccCAACTGCGTAATAGACTCGGTGTGGTCATTCAGCGTTTTCAATCCACCATTGAAGTGGATACTGATTGTGGTTTATTGACGGTGGAGTTAGATAATATTGAGATGACCTTTTCACCAAAAACCGGAGATTGCATTTCAATCGAATGCAAAGTTCAACTGGATGAAAAATATGTGGATAAACAGGGTGAAATTTTGGAAGTCTTGAAGATAACTCCCTCCCGCACGGACGTAAAGGAGCGTTGCATTGTGGAGAGTGTACACAATGATGTGGTTGGACTATCCGATAATGCCTTTATCCTGAAAGAGGATGTTCCATCAAACGTAAAGCTACATTTGGATGATATCGTCATTGTTGATCTGATTGAGTGTAATAGTTCAAATTGGTCTCGTCGTGCGATCAATTTAACTGTAGCTGAGAAGAATTTTGGtattacaaatacaaaatataactATAACAAATCGAATTATAATGTCTCCTTCTCCGGGCCCGAGTATGGAATTTTTACGGAACTCTGGCAGAAGAAGATATTCATCATAAAGGCTCGTAACAAACTAAACAAAGTTCTTCAATTGCGTTCAATTGAAATCAATAATGATGACGCTTCACCGCAATTTACACTCCTAGAGCCCAAAGGTACAGTTGATATCCAAGCAGATGAAGAGATTTCCTTGGTCTTTGAAGTTCATACACAATACTATGGCGAAGTGAAGTATGTATACACCTTAAACTTTGACAAATACAAAGTGAAGCGATCCTTTTTGATTGTGGTCGTGGAGACAGAGGAAAAAGCAAGAGCCGCCGAGAAACGTCTTATAATAGCAGACTATAATATTGCATCCGGAAGAACAACATATCAGCGTAATTGTTCATACGCCAACAAAGTGTGGGACCGTAAGGTGGACGTTGTACCCGGCGAGTATATGCATCCAAAGCGACGTTTTATTGGACTTCGTTTGGAAACGTATGATGTGCCACAGAAACTTCGTGATTTATATCTCACACGGAATTCGCGTAGAGAGCGGAGCCAAGCCATTACGAGGGAATATCCTTGCCTTACGGACAAGCTAACTGTTAACAACTATGCCCAAcgttttaaattgtttttgcatttggaGGAAATTGAGACATTTATACAATTTCGTAATTATGATATGGAACGAGCCCATTTCCAGCGGGATGGTGAATTTCTTTCCCTTCAAGTCGAGAATCTGGCCGAGCGTCGACCCTCCCTGGCCATAGGTGATGTAGTCCGGGCCATTGCCATATGGGATAACGATCTAAAAATGAACAAATCCTTCGAAGGAATTGTCACGAAAGTCTTATTCGATCGTGTGCTTCTCAAATTCAATTCTCATTTTCAGGATAATTATAATAATGCAGATCATCGTTTGGAATTTTATTTCTCACGTTATGCATTGCGTAAACAACATTATGCCATACCGCAAGCCATCACTCAATTTGGTGAGAATTTCCTTTTCCCAACGAAACTTTTAAAACGGAAATTTCCACAATTGGATTTGTCATTGAACGATAATGATGAAATGATTCTGTTTAATACCAAATTGGATTGGTATAATATTAACTTGAATAGCATTCAAAAGCGTgctattttcaatattttacgCGGCGAGGCAGATAATATGCCCTATGTGATATTTGGACCACCGGGAACTGGAAAAACAGTCACCGTGGTGGAGACCATATTGCAGCTTTTATACAATTTACCGGGTGCACGTATCTTGGTCGGAACACCATCGAATAGTGCAGCTGATTTGATTACCAAGCGACTGATTGGTAGTAAGGTTCTGGCTCCTGGCAGCTTTATACGTCTTGTTTCACAGAATATCGTTGAAAAGGACTTGATACCACCGGAGCTTATGGAATATTGTGCCACTCTGGATATAGGCAATCCGGGCACTTGCAGTGACAATATGCTAACCACAGCATCGGGACTAAAGATGCGCTGCCAAATGAATTTTCTCGGCAACCATCGAGTGACCATCGGTACGTGCACGACATTGGGTAACTTTTTGCAGGTGGGTTTTAAACCTGGACACTTTACACACATTCTGATCGACGAGGCTGGTCAATGTACGGAATCGGAAACCATTGTACCCATTGTCCTGCTAACCAAGCAACCGAGTCAGGTCATCTTGGCTGGTGATCCGAATCAGTTGCAGTCTATTATTACAAATCCACTGGCCAAAGAACTAGGATTTGATGTCTCATTATTGGAACGTGTGGTTCAACATAATCCCTATTGCAAGGATTTGGTACGTTTTCCCTCCAGTTCTGGCTACAATCCGTGTTTGCTGACCAAACTTCTATACAATTATCGTGCTCTGCCCTCGATCATGAATGTCTATAGTCGGCTATTCTACGATAATGAGTTGATCCCCATGATCTCTGATAAGGATTCACCGCAAGCCAAGCTCCTAACGAAGTTGCAACCGATCTTTTCGAACAACATGGAGATGCCTCCTGCTCATGGTGTGATATTCTATGGCATTATTGGTGAAAATGTCCAGGAACGGGATTCTCCTTCATGGTTTAATCCGTCAGAGGCGCAAGAGATCTTCCTAACAACCCTCTCCCTATATCGTCGTGATATTAGTCCTGATCAGATAGGCATTATAACGCCATATACAAAACAAGTAAAGACCATACGTAATATGTTTGCTGGCGTTGAAGTGAGCATTCCAAAAATTGGATCAGTTGAGGAATTCCAAGGACAGGAACGTGACATCATTCTGGTTTCCACAGTTCGCTCGAGCGCCGCCATGCTGCCGACTGATTCCCGTTTCAATCTTGGCTTTGTGCGTTGCATCAAACGCATGAATGTGGCCATATCACGTGCCCGTTGCCTTCTGGTTGTTGTGGGTAATCCCCATTTGCTCGCTGTCGATGATAGTTGGCGTCGCCTAATCATTTACTGTGCCCAAAATAATGCCTACTTTGGTTGCGAAATTCCTGAGGTGATTTTGACAAGTGTCAATGAGGACAATGAGGAATCCTCTGAATCGTTTGATAAATAA
- the LOC6638469 gene encoding protein lethal(2)k10201, with product MDTGNVLKKEQLIKLLEEMPSGYIKPTFPPSPQPPAYKKMGVLIDIAEIVDASFKPSKPSNNNYSTSKSYICSECKRILPTAHLLDLHITEQHDFYFAASVERGNRPMYSCYLEECTLKFTTVKERKDHCITEHKFPANYRFDQGKGKGKRKGKASTSDLSMDTDEIATACHTIKAFTFGHHNQRAFNTRPPKSNGKGLEDVQDIKEALDDIMD from the coding sequence ATGGATACCGGGAACGTTCTTAAGAAGGAACAATTAATAAAACTACTCGAAGAAATGCCTTCTGGCTATATTAAACCCACATTTCCACCCTCGCCACAGCCACCCGCCTATAAAAAGATGGGAGTGCTTATTGACATTGCGGAAATTGTGGATGCGTCGTTCAAACCCAGCAAACCTAGCAATAACAATTATAGCACTAGTAAATCTTACATTTGCTCAGAATGTAAAAGAATCTTGCCCACCGCTCATTTATTGGACTTACATATTACTGAACAGCATGATTTCTATTTTGCCGCCAGCGTGGAGCGGGGCAACAGGCCCATGTATTCGTGTTACCTGGAGGAATGCACGCTGAAATTCACAACAGTCAAGGAGCGAAAGGATCATTGCATTACAGAGCACAAGTTCCCGGCCAACTATAGATTCGACCAAGGAAAAGGTAAAGGAAAAAGAAAGGGCAAGGCATCCACTTCCGATCTTTCTATGGATACTGATGAGATTGCAACGGCTTGTCATACCATCAAAGCCTTCACTTTTGGCCATCATAATCAGCGAGCATTCAACACACGTCCCCCAAAGAGCAACGGAAAAGGCCTTGAAGATGTCCAGGACATTAAAGAGGCTCTCGATGATATCATGGATTAA
- the LOC6638471 gene encoding dynein axonemal light chain 1: protein MSKATTIKEALKRWEDREQENSVNAKDIDLQFQWPPIEKMDATLGTLVNCERISLSTNMIEKIFGLSGMKCLKVLSLSRNYIKQISGLEAVAETLQELWLSYNLIEKIKGLTGLKCLKVLYISNNLIKDWSEFNRLAEIETLEDLVVVGNPLSEGLDEPTWRAECIKRLPTIRKLDGEPVVLNEEPQL, encoded by the exons ATGTCCAAAGCCACTACCATTAAGGAAGCCCTTAAACGTTGGGAAGATCGGGAACAGGAAAATTCAGTCAATGCCAAGGACATTGACTTGCAGTTCCAATGGCCACCAATCGAGAAAATGGATGCAACTCTCGGTACTTTGGTCAATTGCGA AAGGATCAGCTTATCCACCAATATGATTGAGAAAATCTTTGGCCTTTCCGGCATGAAATGTCTCAAAGTATTGTCCCTATCGCGCaattatataaaacaaatttccgGATTG GAGGCTGTGGCAGAGACCCTCCAGGAACTGTGGCTCAGTTACAATTTGATAGAGAAAATCAAAGGCCTGACAggtttaaaatgtttaaaagtTCTTTACATAAGCAATAATTTGATCAAAGATTGGTCGGAATTCAATCGTCTGGCCGAAATCGAAACTTTGGAAGATTTGGTAGTTGTTGGTAATCCTCTATCCGAAGGTCTTGATGAACCCACTTGGCGGGCTGAGTGCATCAAACGATTGCCCACAATACGTAAACTGGATGGCGAACCAGTTGTTCTCAATGAGGAGCCACAATTATAG
- the LOC6638470 gene encoding nucleolar GTP-binding protein 1: MSLYNFKKIMVVPPAKDFIDIMLSKTQRKTPTVVHKGYKISRIRAFYTRKVKYTQQNFHDRLSQIIQDFPKLDDVHPFYADLMNVLYDKDHYKLALGQLNTARHLVDNVAKDYVRLLKYGDSLYRCKQLKKAALGRMATILKRQASNLTYLEQVRQHLSRLPTIDPYSRTIIICGFPNVGKSSFINKITRADVEVQPYAFTTKSLYVGHTDYKYLRWQVIDTPGILDHPLEERNVIEMQAITALAHLRACVLYFMDISEQCGHSLEEQVKLFESIKPLFTNKPLILAINKIDILTPEDLPKERQEIITKLQEDKSVPVMFMSTVQESGVMEVKTEACERLLSYRVDQKMRTKKVDNILNRLHVAMPAPRDEKIRAPCIPEQALARLEQNAAKAERKHKLEKEIEEEMGDDYTLDLKKNYSEIPEEERYDVIPEFWEGRNIADYIDADIFEKLEELEREEGLRESGGVYTVPDMSMDETLKEIREMAKQIRGKRFELRDEKRLSSRKNKPIIPRHKQPKVRDRSVSKLVDTMEGLGVDMSGSKTANFNKSVVDLRRGVVAVGGKTTLKKPLLDKESSAIVKKTGQPLKRAPARDTLGIKNVAIRKKAHDMAKRDIAKKVTRMGLKGEADRFIGTKMPKHLYSGKRGTGKTDRR, encoded by the exons ATGAGTTTGTACAATTTTAAAAAGATAATGGTGGTTCCGCCAGCAAAG gACTTTATTGACATTATGCTGTCAAAGACCCAGCGGAAGACGCCAACAGTTGTCCACAAGGGTTATAAAATCTCCAGAATTCGGGCCTTTTACACCCGCAAGGTGAAATACACACAACAGAATTTTCACGATCGTCTGTCCCAGATTATTCAGGATTTCCCCAAATTGGACGATGTGCATCCATTTTACGCAGATTTGATGAATGTTTTGTACGACAAGGATCATTACAAATTGGCTTTGGGTCAATTAAACACAGCTAGGCATTTAGTGGACAA CGTTGCCAAGGACTATGTGCGTCTACTGAAGTATGGTGACTCTTTGTATCGTTGCAAGCAATTGAAGAAGGCCGCTCTGGGTCGCATGGCCACCATATTGAAGCGTCAGGCTTCAAATTTGACATACCTCGAGCAAGTGCGTCAGCACTTATCCCGTCTGCCGACAATCGATCCCTATTCTCGTACCATTATTATCTGCGGTTTTCCCAATGTTGGCAAATCCTCTTTTATCAACAAAATCACAAGAGCTGATGTCGAGGTCCAGCCCTatgccttcacaactaaatcCCTGTATGTGGGACACACAGACTACAAATATCTGCGTTGGCAGGTAATCGACACACCTGGTATTCTGGATCATCCACTGGAGGAACGTAATGTCATTGAGATGCAAGCCATTACAGCTTTAGCCCATCTAAGAGCATGTGTCCTGTATTTCATGGACATTTCGGAGCAGTGTGGACATTCGCTGGAAGAGCAAGTAAAACTTTTTGAGAGCATCAAGCCTCTGTTTACCAATAAACCCCTGATTTTGGCTATAAATAAGATCGATATTCTAACGCCTGAAGATTTACCCAAGGAGCGACAGGAGATCATAACAAAACTTCAAGAGGATAAATCTGTGCCTGTAATGTTTATGTCCACAGTACAAGAATCTGGTGTGATGGAGGTCAAGACCGAAGCCTGCGAGCGTTTGCTATCTTATCGCGTCGACCAGAAAATGCGCACCAAGAAGGTGGACAACATTTTGAATCGTCTGCATGTGGCCATGCCGGCACCAAGAGACGAAAAGATTCGTGCTCCTTGCATACCTGAACAGGCTTTGGCTCGTCTGGAGCAAAATGCTGCCAAGGCAGAGCGTAAACATAAGCTTGAGAAGGAAATTGAAGAGGAAATGGGCGATGATTACACTCTGGATCTGAAGAAGAACTACAGTGAAATACCTGAAGAGGAGCGCTATGATGTGATTCCAGAATTCTGGGAAGGACGCAACATTGCCGACTACATCGATGCCGATATCTTTGAGAAGCTGGAAGAACTCGAACGTGAAGAGGGTCTGCGCGAGTCTGGTGGTGTCTACACCGTGCCCGACATGTCCATGGATGAGACTCTCAAGGAGATTCGTGAAATGGCCAAACAGATACGTGGCAAACGTTTCGAGCTGCGTGATGAGAAGCGTTTGTCATCGAGAAAGAACAAACCTATCATTCCGCGTCACAAGCAACCCAAGGTACGGGATCGTTCAGTCTCGAAACTGGTGGACACAATGGAGGGTCTCGGTGTCGATATGTCTGGCAGCAAGACAGCCAATTTCAACAAATCTGTGGTGGATCTGCGACGTGGTGTTGTAGCAGTCGGTGGAAAGACCACATTAAAGAAACCTCTGCTCGACAAGGAATCCTCGGCTATTGTTAAGAAAACTGGACAACCTCTTAAACGGGCTCCGGCACGTGATACACTTGGTATCAAGAATGTGGCGATACGTAAGAAGGCCCACGATATGGCCAAACGTGATATTGCCAAGAAGGTCACGCGCATGGGTCTCAAGGGTGAGGCGGATCGTTTCATTGGCACCAAAATGCCAAAACATTTGTATTCCGGCAAACGAGGCACTGGCAAAACGGATCGTCGTTAA
- the LOC6638468 gene encoding dolichyl-diphosphooligosaccharide--protein glycosyltransferase subunit 4, which translates to MITDVQLAIFSNVLGVFLFLLVVAYHYINANTGKSIGPKAK; encoded by the exons ATGATAACGGACGTGCAATTGGCAATTTTCTCCAACGTATTGGGCGTGTTCCTATTCCTCTTGGTGGTGGCCTATCATTATATTAATGCCAATACGGGCAA AAGCATCGGCCCCAAGgcaaaataa